A region from the Triticum aestivum cultivar Chinese Spring chromosome 3D, IWGSC CS RefSeq v2.1, whole genome shotgun sequence genome encodes:
- the LOC123075050 gene encoding ammonium transporter 3 member 1-like, whose protein sequence is MSSAADYNMSVGYAPNGIVVPPWLNKGDNAWQMIAATLVGLQSMPGLVILYGSIVKKKWAVNSAFMALYAFAAVWLCWVTWGYNMSFGHQLVPFWGKARPALGQQFLLMQAVLPESTHFFKDGSQETAWINPNYPMASMVYFQCVFAAITLILLAGSLLGRMNIRAWMIFVPLWLTFSYTIGAFSLWGGGFLFQWGVMDYSGGYVIHLSSGIAGFTAAYWVGPRSTKDRERFPPNNVLLMLTGAGILWMGWAGFNGGDPYSANVDASIAVLNTNICAATSLLVWTCLDVIFFKKPSVIGAVQGMITGLVCITPGAGLVQGWAAIVMGILSGSIPWFTMMVVHKRSRLLMHVDDTLGVFHTHAVAGFLGGATTGLFAEPTLCGLFVPVTNSRGAFYGGNGGMQFLKQVAGALFIIGWNVIVTSIICLVVRLIVPLRMPEEELAIGDDAVHGEEAYALWGDGEKYDSSKHGWYSDNETNLQARNKAPSGVTQNV, encoded by the coding sequence ATGTCGTCGGCCGCGGATTACAACATGTCCGTTGGGTACGCGCCCAACGGCATAGTGGTGCCGCCATGGCTGAACAAGGGCGACAACGCATGGCAGATGATCGCCGCGACGCTGGTGGGACTTCAGAGCATGCCCGGCCTGGTGATCCTCTACGGCAGCATCGTGAAGAAGAAGTGGGCCGTGAACTCGGCCTTCATGGCACTCTACGCCTTCGCCGCCGTGTGGCTGTGCTGGGTCACCTGGGGCTACAACATGTCCTTCGGCCACCAGCTGGTCCCCTTCTGGGGCAAGGCCCGGCCGGCGCTCGGGCAGCAGTTCCTCCTCATGCAGGCCGTGCTGCCGGAGTCCACCCACTTCTTCAAGGACGGCAGCCAAGAGACGGCCTGGATCAATCCGAATTACCCCATGGCCTCCATGGTCTACTTCCAGTGCGTCTTCGCCGCCATCACGCTCATCCTCCTCGCCGGCTCTCTGCTGGGTCGCATGAACATCAGGGCCTGGATGATCTTCGTCCCGCTCTGGCTCACCTTCTCCTACACCATCGGCGCCTTCTCGCTCTGGGGCGGAGGCTTCCTCTTCCAGTGGGGCGTCATGGACTACTCCGGCGGCTACGTCATCCACCTCTCCTCCGGGATCGCCGGGTTCACGGCCGCGTACTGGGTCGGGCCCAGGTCCACCAAAGACAGGGAGAGGTTCCCGCCCAACAACGTGCTCCTCATGCTCACTGGCGCCGGCATACTCTGGATGGGGTGGGCCGGGTTCAACGGCGGCGACCCTTACTCCGCCAACGTCGACGCTTCCATCGCCGTGCTCAACACCAACATCTGCGCAGCGACCAGCCTCCTGGTCTGGACCTGCCTCGACGTCATCTTCTTCAAGAAGCCCTCCGTCATCGGCGCAGTCCAGGGCATGATCACTGGCCTCGTCTGCATCACTCCCGGCGCGGGTCTGGTCCAGGGATGGGCGGCGATCGTGATGGGCATCCTGTCCGGAAGCATCCCGTGGTTCACCATGATGGTCGTGCACAAGCGCTCCAGGCTGCTGATGCACGTGGACGACACGCTGGGCGTGTTCCACACCCACGCCGTGGCGGGGTTCCTCGGGGGCGCGACCACGGGGCTCTTCGCGGAGCCGACGCTGTGCGGCTTGTTCGTGCCGGTGACCAACTCCCGCGGCGCcttctacggcggcaacggcggcatgCAGTTCCTGAAGCAGGTGGCGGGCGCGCTCTTCATCATCGGCTGGAACGTGATTGTCACCAGCATCATCTGCCTCGTCGTCCGCCTCATCGTGCCGCTACGGATGccggaggaggagctcgccatcgggGACGACGCGGTGCACGGCGAGGAGGCCTACGCGCTCTGGGGCGACGGCGAGAAGTACGACTCCTCCAAGCACGGGTGGTACTCCGACAACGAAACCAACCTGCAGGCGCGCAACAAGGCGCCCAGCGGCGTCACGCAGAACGTCTAA